From one Mycobacterium colombiense CECT 3035 genomic stretch:
- a CDS encoding glycoside hydrolase family 16 protein translates to MDRRSMMLISGLGMIGAAMRLPGAWATPAGPSVPAAPSAGGGGYIFADEFDGPAGSAPDPGKWTIQTWQDDVFPPVAGIYRDDRRNVFQDGNSNLVLRATQEGDTYYGAKLRGNFRSMINQTWEARIKLNCLDPGLWSAFWGVNEDPLPDGEVDLFEWYGNGSWPPGTTVHAASNGKTWEGKSIPGMVDGNWHTWRMHWGEEGFEFARDGAEYFKVPNKPIHVHGGAPDDFRWPFNNPGYWMTPMFTLAVGGVGAGDPAAATYPADMLVDWIHIW, encoded by the coding sequence ATGGATCGTCGCAGCATGATGTTGATCTCGGGCCTCGGCATGATCGGGGCTGCGATGCGCCTGCCGGGTGCCTGGGCCACCCCGGCGGGCCCGTCGGTTCCGGCCGCGCCGTCTGCAGGGGGTGGCGGCTACATCTTCGCCGACGAGTTCGACGGGCCCGCGGGCTCGGCGCCCGATCCGGGCAAGTGGACGATCCAGACCTGGCAGGACGACGTGTTCCCGCCGGTCGCGGGGATATACCGCGACGACCGCCGAAACGTGTTCCAGGACGGGAACTCCAACCTTGTGTTGCGGGCCACCCAGGAGGGGGACACCTACTACGGTGCCAAACTGCGGGGCAACTTCCGCAGCATGATCAATCAGACCTGGGAAGCGCGGATCAAGCTGAACTGTCTGGACCCGGGCCTGTGGTCCGCGTTCTGGGGTGTCAACGAGGATCCGCTGCCAGACGGCGAGGTGGACCTCTTCGAGTGGTACGGCAACGGCTCGTGGCCTCCGGGAACCACGGTGCACGCCGCGTCGAACGGGAAGACCTGGGAAGGCAAGTCCATCCCCGGCATGGTCGACGGCAACTGGCACACCTGGCGAATGCATTGGGGCGAAGAGGGTTTCGAGTTCGCGCGGGACGGGGCCGAGTACTTCAAGGTGCCCAATAAGCCCATCCACGTCCATGGCGGCGCTCCCGACGACTTCCGGTGGCCGTTCAACAATCCCGGGTACTGGATGACGCCCATGTTCACCCTCGCCGTCGGCGGGGTGGGTGCCGGCGATCCTGCCGCGGCGACCTACCCCGCGGACATGCTCGTCGACTGGATCCACATCTGGTAG
- a CDS encoding TetR/AcrR family transcriptional regulator, whose amino-acid sequence MSIEDRRERDRAARRRLIIGTARRLAEAEGWDAVTTRRLSTEIEYSQPVLYKHFTGMEHIADAVALDGFAELAEAIRAAHSDTGAAGDTLTRIGRAYLDFARDNPAVYDAMFTRATSLQFAAQDTPAQLSAAFAALQHGVGMVAGGHDADTLTEVFWAALHGLVTLGRTGRLRPSHESDRLRLLVDEFTTTRRTSR is encoded by the coding sequence ATGTCCATTGAGGACCGCCGCGAACGCGATCGGGCCGCCCGCCGACGGCTGATCATCGGGACTGCCCGCCGGCTGGCCGAAGCCGAAGGCTGGGATGCCGTCACCACCCGCCGGCTGTCCACCGAAATCGAGTACAGCCAGCCGGTCTTGTACAAGCACTTCACCGGCATGGAACACATCGCGGACGCGGTAGCCCTCGACGGGTTCGCCGAACTCGCCGAGGCGATCCGGGCCGCCCACTCCGACACCGGCGCCGCCGGTGACACCCTGACCCGGATCGGCCGCGCCTACCTGGACTTTGCCCGCGACAACCCCGCGGTCTACGACGCGATGTTCACCCGCGCGACCAGTTTGCAATTCGCGGCCCAGGACACGCCTGCTCAGCTCTCGGCGGCCTTCGCCGCATTGCAACACGGGGTCGGCATGGTCGCCGGCGGACACGATGCCGACACGCTCACCGAGGTGTTCTGGGCCGCGCTGCACGGGCTGGTCACCCTCGGCCGTACCGGCCGGCTGCGTCCCTCGCACGAGTCGGACCGTCTCCGGCTGCTCGTCGACGAGTTCACCACCACACGGCGGACGAGCCGCTAG
- a CDS encoding NIPSNAP family protein, translating to MFQLRIYTLRSPEALRRYATVHWARHLDTFPAFGVTTHGVWTEQDGGATATRLVALVDYPADADPEQLTRRVMASAEFGADMAGFDVDDIIDVESILLDPTPFSPIR from the coding sequence ATGTTCCAGCTCAGGATCTACACCCTGCGATCACCGGAAGCTCTGCGGCGGTATGCGACGGTTCACTGGGCCCGTCACCTGGACACCTTCCCGGCGTTCGGAGTCACCACCCACGGTGTGTGGACCGAGCAGGACGGGGGCGCCACCGCCACTCGACTCGTCGCGCTGGTCGACTATCCAGCAGATGCCGACCCGGAACAACTGACGCGCCGGGTGATGGCCAGCGCGGAATTCGGCGCCGACATGGCCGGCTTCGACGTCGACGACATCATCGACGTGGAATCGATACTCCTTGACCCGACACCGTTTTCACCCATTCGTTAG
- a CDS encoding MarR family winged helix-turn-helix transcriptional regulator — MADGLKPAQMRTYFALTEAASLLQYAVREQLQAEGALSYVQFEVLAKLVDAGRPLTMTELADGVVYSRSGLTHQAGLLENAGLISRQISTHDKRATVVEITKAGRARVDKVLPGHIQIVRDLLYGSLSDQDVITLGDLMARIRDHMRDRPPRSAAPRNRRKAAIRTARP; from the coding sequence ATGGCCGACGGCCTCAAGCCCGCGCAAATGCGCACGTACTTCGCCCTGACCGAGGCGGCCAGCTTGCTGCAGTACGCCGTGCGAGAGCAGTTGCAGGCCGAGGGTGCCCTCAGCTATGTCCAGTTCGAGGTCTTGGCCAAACTGGTCGACGCCGGCCGGCCGCTGACGATGACCGAACTGGCCGACGGTGTGGTCTACAGCCGCAGCGGCCTTACCCATCAGGCCGGGCTTTTGGAGAATGCAGGCCTGATCAGCCGCCAAATCAGCACTCATGACAAGCGCGCCACGGTGGTCGAGATCACCAAGGCGGGCCGAGCCCGTGTCGACAAAGTCCTCCCCGGTCACATCCAGATCGTGCGCGACCTGTTGTACGGGTCGCTTTCCGACCAGGACGTGATCACCCTCGGCGACCTCATGGCCCGTATCCGTGACCACATGCGTGACCGGCCACCCCGGTCGGCCGCGCCGCGTAACCGTCGCAAAGCTGCGATCAGAACAGCGCGCCCATGA
- a CDS encoding DUF1772 domain-containing protein has product MLLDLITRAAALVAVLGTAVVYGTDVFCAIAMRPALASVDNDALVAVMGRVHRYGDRRMPVPGVLGVVATAVSAALAALTGHWAQAIAAGTALVLLVIWLVLYTRISAPINRQLTAAADAGQTLPNGLALQAKWDSVIGARAALQGLAVVALCVVLTI; this is encoded by the coding sequence ATGCTTTTGGACCTCATCACCCGCGCCGCCGCATTGGTCGCGGTGCTGGGCACCGCGGTGGTTTACGGCACCGACGTTTTCTGCGCGATCGCCATGCGGCCGGCGCTGGCATCGGTGGACAACGATGCCCTGGTCGCGGTCATGGGACGCGTGCACCGATACGGAGACCGGCGCATGCCGGTGCCTGGGGTGCTCGGGGTCGTGGCCACCGCGGTGAGCGCGGCACTGGCCGCGCTCACCGGGCACTGGGCGCAGGCGATCGCGGCGGGCACCGCGCTGGTCCTGCTGGTGATCTGGCTCGTGCTCTACACCCGGATAAGCGCACCCATCAACAGGCAACTCACAGCGGCCGCCGATGCGGGTCAGACGCTCCCGAATGGGCTTGCGCTGCAGGCGAAGTGGGACTCAGTCATCGGCGCCCGCGCCGCACTGCAAGGTCTGGCTGTGGTCGCCCTGTGCGTGGTGTTGACGATCTGA
- a CDS encoding GAP family protein has translation MAGSWGTVLTGLVPLGLVISLSPLTVIPAVLVLQAPRPRPSGLAFLAGWALTLAALTALSVAASHLLGGLDKAPPRWSSWLRVVLGSALIGYGIYKWLKRHGQAESPAWMRSFASISPARAGIMGAVLAVVRPDVVLICIPAGLGIGTAGLGLVGDWVAAAFFVAIAASSVAIPILAYAAAGSRLDDTLARLKDWMDRNNAALLAAVLVLIGAMVLYHGIQAL, from the coding sequence ATGGCAGGAAGCTGGGGGACGGTGCTGACCGGGCTCGTTCCGCTTGGACTGGTCATCTCCCTCTCGCCGCTCACGGTCATCCCGGCGGTGCTGGTGCTGCAGGCGCCGCGGCCGCGGCCGAGCGGTCTGGCGTTCCTGGCCGGCTGGGCGCTCACCCTCGCCGCGCTGACCGCGCTCTCCGTCGCGGCCTCCCACCTGCTCGGCGGCCTGGACAAGGCGCCGCCGCGGTGGTCGTCGTGGCTGCGCGTGGTGCTGGGGTCCGCGCTGATCGGGTACGGCATCTACAAGTGGCTGAAGCGGCACGGCCAGGCGGAGTCTCCCGCTTGGATGCGCTCGTTCGCCAGCATCAGCCCGGCCCGGGCCGGGATCATGGGTGCGGTGCTGGCCGTGGTGCGGCCGGATGTGGTGCTCATCTGCATCCCGGCGGGATTGGGCATCGGCACCGCCGGGCTCGGCCTCGTCGGTGACTGGGTCGCCGCCGCGTTCTTCGTCGCCATCGCGGCGTCCAGCGTCGCGATCCCGATACTGGCCTACGCGGCGGCCGGCAGCCGCCTCGACGACACGTTGGCGCGGCTCAAGGACTGGATGGACCGCAACAACGCCGCCCTACTCGCGGCGGTCTTGGTGCTGATCGGTGCGATGGTGCTCTACCACGGGATTCAGGCCCTGTAG
- a CDS encoding bifunctional phosphatase PAP2/diacylglycerol kinase family protein translates to MNRGPWQRARGIKQITRGLGTLDRELFDAIAETDTPLLDTVMPPLTRAADHSKLWLGLGAALLATGRQSAQRGATRGLATLGVTSLVTNQVAKRIRRRPRPGYDLVPLVRQVRRRPTSNSLPSGHSASAAAFAIGVGLENPPLGFGLALLAGLVGLSRVATGAHYPGDVIAGFGIGSGLAVLGGRLVPPIVETALPQTEPLRVPAPQRPDGAGVVLVINPESGSGTGARVVDEVRSELPKVDIRELGPDDDPVQVLRDAAERAEVLAVGGGDGTVAAAAGVAVEARLPLAVFPAGTFNHFAKDIGCDTVAKTVDAIRRGHVACVDLVCLNETQMVLNTASIGAYPAFVQHREKLEKRIGKPLAGLYAMLHTLRKDQPVRIRYDNKTLLTSLFFLGNSLYLPTGFAPARRTRMDDGLIDVRILETGRHWARTRILTALALGRLERSPLYHELQVPEFSFSAVDGPTVVACDGEVGDEYDKASFSAKYRVLSVFRPLPDQR, encoded by the coding sequence ATGAACAGGGGGCCCTGGCAACGCGCGCGCGGCATCAAACAGATCACCCGGGGACTGGGCACCCTGGACCGGGAACTGTTTGACGCCATCGCCGAGACGGACACCCCGCTACTGGACACGGTCATGCCGCCGCTGACCCGGGCCGCCGACCATTCCAAGCTGTGGCTGGGCCTCGGCGCGGCGCTGCTCGCCACCGGCAGGCAGAGCGCGCAGCGCGGCGCGACCCGCGGGCTGGCGACCCTGGGAGTCACCAGCCTGGTCACCAACCAGGTCGCCAAGCGGATCCGCCGCCGGCCACGTCCCGGCTACGACCTGGTGCCCTTGGTCCGCCAGGTCCGCCGCCGCCCGACGTCGAACTCGCTGCCGTCGGGACACTCCGCGAGCGCGGCCGCGTTCGCCATCGGGGTGGGGCTGGAGAATCCGCCGCTGGGCTTCGGGCTGGCGCTGCTGGCCGGGCTGGTGGGTCTGTCGCGGGTGGCGACGGGCGCGCACTACCCCGGTGACGTCATCGCCGGGTTCGGCATCGGCTCGGGCCTGGCCGTGCTGGGCGGGCGGCTCGTCCCGCCGATCGTCGAAACCGCCCTTCCGCAAACGGAACCGCTGCGCGTGCCCGCGCCGCAGCGGCCCGACGGCGCCGGAGTGGTCCTGGTCATCAACCCGGAATCGGGCAGCGGCACCGGGGCGCGAGTGGTCGACGAGGTGCGCTCCGAGCTGCCGAAGGTCGACATCCGCGAACTGGGCCCCGACGACGATCCGGTGCAGGTGCTGCGCGACGCGGCCGAACGGGCCGAGGTGCTGGCGGTGGGCGGCGGTGACGGCACCGTCGCGGCCGCCGCCGGGGTGGCCGTCGAGGCGAGGCTTCCCTTGGCGGTGTTTCCCGCCGGGACGTTCAACCACTTCGCCAAGGACATCGGCTGTGACACCGTGGCCAAGACGGTCGACGCGATCCGGCGCGGCCATGTGGCATGCGTGGACCTGGTGTGCCTCAACGAAACTCAGATGGTCCTCAACACCGCCAGCATCGGCGCCTACCCGGCCTTCGTGCAGCACCGCGAGAAGCTGGAGAAGCGCATCGGCAAGCCGCTGGCCGGTCTCTACGCGATGCTGCACACGCTGCGTAAGGACCAGCCGGTGCGCATCCGCTACGACAACAAGACGCTGCTGACATCGCTGTTCTTCCTTGGCAATTCGCTGTACCTGCCGACCGGGTTCGCGCCGGCGCGCCGGACCCGGATGGACGACGGCCTGATCGATGTGCGCATCCTCGAGACCGGCCGCCACTGGGCCAGGACCAGGATCCTGACCGCCCTGGCCCTGGGCCGGCTGGAGCGCAGCCCGCTCTATCACGAGTTACAGGTGCCGGAATTCAGCTTCAGCGCGGTCGACGGTCCCACGGTCGTCGCCTGCGACGGCGAGGTCGGCGACGAATACGACAAGGCCAGCTTCAGCGCGAAATACCGGGTCCTT
- a CDS encoding GAP family protein produces MLSKLIALAAVIALSPITVIPAVLVLHAPRPRPASLSFLGGWLLGLVALTTAFVSGSELLSGFHATPPKWAGWVRLAFGVALLALAAYHWFTRHRQRSMPRWMRSFSTLSPGRAGVMGAVLVPLRPEVLILCAAAGLAVGNSSLGTGAQAVAVAIFVVLAASTVAIPILAYVGAGDRFDDALERLKAWMDANHDAMMAVILFLIGLIVLYNGIRTLA; encoded by the coding sequence GTGCTGAGCAAGCTCATCGCGTTGGCGGCGGTCATCGCGCTGTCACCGATCACGGTCATCCCCGCCGTACTGGTGTTGCACGCGCCCCGGCCGCGCCCGGCCAGCCTCTCCTTTCTGGGCGGCTGGCTGCTGGGCCTGGTCGCCCTCACCACCGCGTTTGTCAGCGGCTCGGAGTTGCTCAGTGGCTTCCACGCGACGCCGCCGAAATGGGCGGGCTGGGTGCGGCTCGCGTTCGGCGTGGCGCTCCTCGCGCTGGCGGCCTACCACTGGTTCACCCGGCATCGGCAGCGCAGCATGCCACGCTGGATGCGTTCGTTCTCCACGCTCTCGCCGGGGCGCGCCGGGGTGATGGGGGCGGTGCTGGTGCCGCTGCGCCCCGAGGTGCTGATCCTGTGCGCCGCCGCCGGCCTGGCCGTCGGCAACAGCAGCCTGGGCACCGGCGCTCAGGCCGTCGCGGTCGCGATCTTCGTCGTGCTCGCCGCATCGACGGTCGCGATCCCGATCTTGGCCTACGTCGGCGCCGGGGACCGTTTCGACGATGCCCTGGAACGTCTCAAGGCCTGGATGGATGCGAACCACGACGCGATGATGGCCGTCATCCTGTTCCTGATCGGGTTGATAGTGCTCTACAACGGAATTCGCACGCTGGCCTGA
- a CDS encoding glycosyltransferase family 39 protein, whose translation MAGAARPSFWYDEAATISAAYSRSLAQMCHMLGNVDAVHGLYYLLMHGWFQVFPPTEFWSRAPSALAVGGAAAGVVVLGKQFSSRTVAVASGAFCAILPRATWAGIEARPYALSMMAAVWLTVLLVYAARRDTGWLWLSYAVALACSIVLDAYLALLLAAYAVFVGVFYRSRTAVLGFVIASAAAVGALMPFLMTVAGQAHQISWVAPIGHRTIEDVLMQQYFERCPPFAVLSALLIGAAIVLWLSGPARLAESQRPLLVLATGWLAAPTAAIVTYSALVHPIYTPRYLCFTAPALALILGVCAGAVAAKPWVATAIVALFAVAAAPNYVRVQRNPYAKYGMDYSQVADLITAKAAPGDCLLVNDTVTFMPAPMRPLLAARPDAYRKLVDLTLWQKATDRNDVFDTNLIPEVVARPLSQCGVVWIITQADPSQPAHEQGTALPPGPVYWASTAFAVPHDLGFRLVERWQFNLVQVLKAER comes from the coding sequence ATGGCCGGCGCCGCCCGACCCTCCTTCTGGTACGACGAGGCCGCGACCATCTCGGCCGCCTACAGCCGGTCGCTGGCCCAGATGTGTCACATGCTGGGCAACGTCGACGCCGTGCACGGCTTGTACTACCTGCTCATGCACGGCTGGTTCCAGGTTTTCCCGCCCACCGAGTTCTGGTCGCGCGCGCCCAGCGCGCTGGCGGTCGGGGGTGCTGCGGCCGGCGTCGTCGTGCTGGGCAAGCAGTTCTCGTCCCGCACCGTCGCGGTGGCCTCCGGAGCGTTCTGCGCGATCCTGCCGCGGGCCACGTGGGCGGGTATCGAGGCCCGCCCCTATGCCCTGTCGATGATGGCCGCCGTGTGGCTTACCGTCCTGCTCGTCTATGCCGCGCGCCGTGACACCGGTTGGCTATGGCTGTCCTATGCCGTCGCGTTGGCCTGCTCGATCGTGCTGGACGCCTACCTCGCGCTGCTGCTGGCGGCGTATGCGGTGTTCGTCGGCGTCTTTTACCGGAGCCGAACGGCGGTGCTGGGCTTCGTGATTGCGTCGGCCGCGGCCGTGGGCGCGCTGATGCCGTTTCTGATGACGGTCGCCGGGCAGGCGCACCAGATCAGTTGGGTCGCACCCATCGGCCACCGCACCATCGAAGACGTGCTGATGCAGCAGTATTTCGAACGGTGCCCGCCGTTCGCCGTGCTGTCGGCGTTGCTGATCGGCGCGGCAATCGTGTTGTGGCTCAGCGGGCCCGCGCGCCTGGCGGAGTCGCAGCGCCCGCTGCTGGTGCTCGCGACCGGGTGGCTCGCGGCGCCGACGGCCGCGATCGTGACGTATTCGGCGCTGGTTCACCCGATCTACACGCCGCGCTACCTGTGTTTCACCGCACCTGCGCTGGCGTTGATCCTCGGTGTCTGCGCCGGCGCGGTGGCCGCCAAACCGTGGGTGGCCACGGCGATCGTCGCTCTTTTCGCGGTGGCTGCCGCGCCCAATTACGTTCGGGTGCAACGTAACCCGTACGCGAAATACGGGATGGATTACAGCCAGGTCGCCGACCTGATCACCGCGAAGGCGGCGCCGGGTGACTGCCTACTGGTGAACGACACGGTGACGTTCATGCCGGCGCCCATGCGCCCGCTGCTGGCGGCCCGCCCGGACGCCTACCGCAAGCTGGTCGACCTCACGCTGTGGCAGAAGGCGACCGACCGCAACGACGTGTTCGACACCAACCTCATCCCGGAGGTGGTGGCCCGGCCGCTGAGCCAGTGCGGCGTCGTCTGGATCATCACCCAGGCCGACCCGTCCCAGCCGGCACACGAACAGGGCACGGCGCTGCCCCCCGGCCCGGTCTATTGGGCGAGCACCGCCTTCGCGGTGCCGCACGACCTCGGCTTCCGGCTGGTGGAGCGCTGGCAGTTCAACCTGGTCCAGGTGCTCAAAGCGGAGCGATAG